From a single Pseudobutyrivibrio xylanivorans genomic region:
- a CDS encoding glycosyltransferase family 2 protein, whose amino-acid sequence MKTCIATVIYTQAKPYLQDLLDSVDNQSDSDFDLLIINDNYSTNELEELNLPESAVVVDCHEKHLSIVGTRIEMLRQAKQLGYDLAILVDADDACSATRVAEYKKAYELDKTKVFFYNKFVTEDGKDVFKILPESVTDVKLISQQNFLGLSNTGIRLDAISDEFLDSLNECESPVFDWYLFTRILMDIGEGQLVDNATTIYRIYENNTAGTSRDLKKELDVKRKHYSILSERYDCFKEMKTKLLAMEESDLKLSNNHQGYWWSDIQMEDNYEI is encoded by the coding sequence ATGAAAACATGTATAGCAACAGTAATATATACACAAGCTAAGCCTTATCTACAGGATTTATTAGACTCTGTGGATAACCAGTCCGACTCAGACTTTGATTTATTGATAATCAATGATAATTATTCAACTAATGAGCTGGAGGAATTAAATTTGCCTGAATCAGCAGTTGTTGTGGATTGCCATGAAAAGCATTTATCGATTGTTGGTACTCGTATCGAAATGCTTAGGCAAGCCAAGCAATTGGGATATGATTTGGCAATACTTGTGGATGCAGATGATGCTTGCTCAGCCACAAGGGTTGCAGAGTACAAAAAAGCCTATGAATTAGACAAAACTAAGGTATTCTTTTATAATAAATTCGTTACAGAGGATGGCAAAGATGTGTTCAAAATCCTCCCTGAATCAGTGACGGATGTAAAGCTAATATCACAGCAAAATTTCCTTGGTCTGTCAAATACAGGAATTAGATTGGATGCCATTTCAGATGAGTTTTTAGACAGTCTAAATGAGTGTGAATCACCTGTCTTCGACTGGTATCTGTTTACAAGAATTCTAATGGATATAGGCGAAGGACAGCTGGTGGATAATGCTACAACAATTTATCGTATATATGAGAATAACACTGCTGGAACAAGCAGAGATTTAAAGAAGGAGTTGGATGTTAAAAGAAAACATTACAGTATTCTTTCTGAAAGATATGATTGTTTTAAAGAAATGAAAACTAAGCTTCTGGCCATGGAAGAATCCGACCTAAAGCTTTCAAATAATCACCAGGGATACTGGTGGAGTGATATACAGATGGAGGACAATTATGAGATTTAA
- a CDS encoding glycosyltransferase family 4 protein translates to MKKHILIVCQFFYPEPFRISDIAFEWVKRGYKVSVVTGLPNYPEGKVYPGYGLFKKRKEVINGVEVYRIPEIPRGKNKFGLVLNYLSFPFFGFFWNLFTKIEADEVFMLETSPMHQCKVGVAYAKKHKVPCYLYVQDLWPENLEMITGIHNPIIIKPIERMVRKIYKGCTHIWGSSPSFVEAIRKYVDTEEHDKVSFWAQYAEEFYEPRPKKDHKGFNVIFTGNIGVAQGLEILPEAAAIIRNEGIKDVRFTIVGDGRARHSFEESITRAGVWDLFEFTGRVKGTEVPDILATGDAAFLSFADDDLFSKTIPAKLQSYMACAMPIIASAKGETVRVIGEAECGLCSNIGDARALAMNIIKMRNMSATELRVMGENAYAYNKEHFSKKKLMDEIDEYMR, encoded by the coding sequence ATGAAAAAACATATTTTAATAGTTTGTCAGTTTTTCTACCCAGAGCCATTTCGCATAAGCGATATTGCTTTTGAATGGGTAAAGAGAGGATATAAAGTTTCAGTAGTGACGGGATTGCCTAACTACCCAGAGGGCAAGGTTTATCCTGGTTACGGATTATTTAAGAAGAGAAAAGAAGTAATCAACGGAGTTGAGGTATATCGCATTCCAGAGATACCTCGAGGCAAGAATAAATTTGGACTTGTGCTCAACTATCTGAGCTTTCCGTTCTTTGGTTTCTTTTGGAATTTATTCACAAAAATAGAAGCGGACGAGGTTTTCATGCTTGAGACATCTCCGATGCATCAGTGCAAGGTTGGCGTGGCATATGCAAAGAAGCATAAGGTGCCATGCTACTTGTATGTTCAGGACCTGTGGCCAGAGAACCTTGAGATGATAACAGGAATACATAATCCTATTATCATTAAGCCGATTGAGAGAATGGTTCGAAAGATTTACAAGGGTTGTACTCATATCTGGGGAAGTAGCCCAAGCTTTGTGGAGGCAATTCGTAAATACGTAGACACAGAGGAGCATGATAAGGTAAGCTTTTGGGCACAGTACGCGGAAGAATTCTATGAACCAAGACCAAAGAAGGACCACAAGGGCTTCAATGTGATTTTTACAGGAAATATTGGTGTAGCACAGGGCCTTGAAATATTACCTGAGGCAGCAGCTATTATTCGAAATGAGGGAATCAAGGATGTTCGTTTCACAATTGTAGGAGATGGACGTGCACGTCATTCCTTTGAAGAAAGTATTACAAGAGCTGGAGTGTGGGATTTGTTTGAATTCACAGGCCGAGTGAAGGGGACAGAGGTCCCTGACATTTTAGCTACAGGTGATGCAGCATTCCTTTCTTTTGCAGATGACGACCTTTTTTCAAAGACTATTCCAGCAAAGCTTCAGTCATATATGGCCTGCGCAATGCCTATTATTGCATCAGCCAAGGGCGAGACTGTTAGAGTGATTGGAGAAGCAGAATGTGGACTTTGCTCAAATATTGGTGATGCAAGAGCACTTGCGATGAACATTATCAAGATGAGAAATATGTCCGCTACTGAGCTTAGAGTGATGGGCGAAAATGCCTATGCGTACAATAAGGAGCACTTCTCGAAGAAGAAGTTAATGGATGAGATTGACGAGTATATGAGATGA
- a CDS encoding DUF2142 domain-containing protein, with protein MERIKQYFSDMNRDKAVKIAAVLAGAISIVYALIFYFRNCFNSAATKKTNFYFGIIFIVMIAITIYVLRKLLLDKKWNYPRLFVIMSIAWTFCMQLVMPPISGVDEVQHYYSAYHCSNIMMGMKDHNLGLDKYHQMIWTDESFFYMRAEDYYMMPYVDVTFPYEYAILANGNWFKHGEDLQDNVECHINPTKASRYLVSAVGITIARLLGFGFAGVIFMGRFMNSLSLIIAGWIALKLLPVGRHQFFTFAFFPTLIHLCSSYSYDNMSILFSLALLTLCLYYGQPQVKLHAWDLIILGICVVFLIPNKTVYVIFAIWIFAIPVKKWWSDVVLSKKWYEYGILAVLIAGAAVVFKKVFVKYFWKVYSLIFWSSNESVSEVDPTRQVWSWEYFKGHKLETFKFAWDGIKSDFWFNIKHVVGSEIGHTNLNAQVPMACIIVMLLIMIAGIIFIKGKRLTKWQYIFLGLGIFICLVGIFVGCMTRFTPIESQRIQISFRYLIPLYMALCIILGTDAKENKLALTLIYVQNLTLIYAMCGLLYFLLHLRDGMPMPFEM; from the coding sequence ATGGAAAGAATAAAACAGTATTTTTCAGATATGAATAGAGACAAAGCCGTGAAAATTGCCGCAGTTTTAGCTGGGGCAATTAGTATTGTTTACGCCTTGATTTTTTATTTCAGGAATTGCTTTAACAGTGCAGCAACAAAGAAAACAAACTTTTATTTCGGAATTATTTTCATCGTGATGATTGCAATTACGATTTATGTTTTGAGAAAGCTTTTGCTTGATAAGAAATGGAATTATCCAAGGTTATTCGTCATCATGTCCATTGCTTGGACATTTTGTATGCAGCTCGTCATGCCTCCTATCTCTGGAGTTGATGAGGTTCAGCATTATTACAGTGCATATCATTGCTCAAATATCATGATGGGAATGAAGGATCACAATCTTGGTCTGGATAAATATCATCAGATGATATGGACTGACGAATCCTTCTTCTACATGAGGGCTGAGGATTATTATATGATGCCTTATGTGGATGTGACCTTCCCTTATGAATATGCTATTTTGGCAAATGGTAATTGGTTTAAGCATGGTGAAGATTTGCAGGATAATGTGGAGTGCCATATTAACCCAACAAAGGCATCAAGATATTTAGTGTCAGCAGTTGGAATTACTATAGCCAGATTGCTTGGCTTTGGATTTGCTGGCGTTATATTTATGGGACGCTTTATGAATTCACTCTCTCTGATTATAGCGGGATGGATTGCATTAAAACTCCTTCCAGTTGGACGTCATCAGTTTTTTACTTTTGCATTTTTCCCAACATTAATTCACTTATGTAGTTCATATTCTTATGACAACATGAGTATTCTGTTTTCACTTGCATTGCTCACGTTGTGTCTGTATTATGGACAGCCACAGGTGAAGTTGCATGCATGGGATTTGATAATTCTTGGAATCTGTGTAGTATTCCTTATTCCAAACAAGACTGTTTATGTAATATTTGCAATTTGGATTTTTGCTATTCCGGTAAAGAAATGGTGGAGCGATGTAGTTCTTAGCAAAAAGTGGTACGAGTATGGTATTTTGGCAGTGCTGATTGCGGGAGCAGCGGTAGTGTTTAAGAAAGTATTCGTTAAGTATTTTTGGAAGGTATACAGCCTTATCTTCTGGTCAAGCAATGAATCAGTATCAGAGGTCGATCCAACCAGACAGGTATGGAGCTGGGAGTATTTCAAGGGTCACAAGCTTGAGACCTTCAAGTTTGCGTGGGATGGTATTAAGTCAGATTTTTGGTTCAATATCAAGCACGTAGTTGGTAGCGAGATTGGTCATACAAATCTGAATGCACAGGTACCAATGGCCTGCATAATTGTGATGCTCTTGATTATGATAGCAGGAATTATTTTCATAAAAGGCAAGAGACTTACAAAGTGGCAGTACATATTCTTAGGCTTGGGAATATTCATTTGCCTAGTAGGTATTTTTGTTGGATGCATGACTAGATTTACACCTATCGAAAGCCAGAGAATTCAGATTTCTTTTAGATATTTAATTCCATTATATATGGCTTTATGTATCATTCTTGGCACAGATGCCAAGGAAAACAAATTAGCATTGACATTGATTTACGTACAAAACCTCACTTTGATATATGCAATGTGTGGTCTGCTCTATTTCTTACTTCATTTAAGAGATGGAATGCCAATGCCATTTGAAATGTAA
- a CDS encoding sugar phosphate nucleotidyltransferase yields MENVFIKETDTILQAMKTFDESARRTVFIVDEDMKLIAALSEGDVRRFILSGGDLNEVVSKIANYHPRTMKEDDRDGAKEFLSRHNIEGVPIVDDNGVVIDTVFWSAGKRTHQSNLTTPVVMMAGGKGTRLYPYTRILPKPLIPVGEKPIAELIFDGFAEYGISRMIMIVNHKKNMIKSYFSEASVPYEIEYADEDTPLGTGGGLSLLRGKLDETFILTNCDILIEDDYSKIYEHHKKEGNVITMVCSLRNFQVAYGVVEFGEHGNITDMKEKPEFSFFTNTGIYIVEPEVFDYIKDGEFIGFPDIINRIKNDGKKVGVYPINENSWMDMGQLDELNKMESRLRGK; encoded by the coding sequence ATGGAAAATGTATTTATAAAAGAGACAGATACAATTTTACAGGCTATGAAAACCTTCGATGAGAGTGCCAGACGTACTGTCTTCATTGTTGATGAAGACATGAAGCTAATAGCAGCACTTTCAGAAGGCGACGTGCGTCGTTTTATTCTTTCAGGTGGAGATTTAAACGAGGTAGTCAGCAAGATTGCAAACTATCATCCTCGCACAATGAAAGAAGATGATAGAGATGGTGCCAAGGAATTCCTTAGCCGTCACAATATCGAAGGTGTTCCTATTGTTGATGATAATGGCGTTGTTATTGACACTGTTTTCTGGAGCGCCGGAAAGCGAACACATCAGAGCAACCTTACTACACCAGTTGTTATGATGGCTGGCGGAAAAGGTACACGCCTTTATCCTTACACACGCATTTTGCCAAAGCCACTTATTCCTGTTGGGGAGAAGCCTATTGCAGAGCTTATTTTCGATGGATTTGCAGAGTACGGCATCAGCAGAATGATTATGATTGTTAACCACAAGAAAAACATGATTAAGTCATATTTTTCTGAGGCGAGTGTGCCATATGAGATTGAGTATGCAGATGAGGATACACCACTTGGAACAGGTGGTGGGCTTTCACTCCTTCGTGGGAAGCTTGATGAGACATTTATCCTTACAAACTGTGACATTCTTATAGAGGATGATTACTCGAAGATTTATGAGCATCACAAAAAAGAGGGCAATGTAATTACTATGGTGTGCTCTCTTAGAAATTTTCAGGTTGCTTACGGCGTGGTAGAGTTTGGTGAGCACGGAAATATTACAGATATGAAGGAGAAGCCAGAGTTTAGCTTCTTTACAAATACAGGTATTTACATTGTAGAGCCAGAGGTATTCGACTATATCAAAGATGGCGAGTTTATTGGCTTCCCAGACATTATTAATCGCATCAAGAATGATGGAAAAAAGGTTGGTGTTTATCCTATCAACGAGAATTCGTGGATGGATATGGGACAGCTTGACGAGCTCAACAAGATGGAAAGTCGTCTAAGAGGAAAATAG